Proteins from one Bacteroides zhangwenhongii genomic window:
- a CDS encoding GH35 family beta-galactosidase: protein MRNTLFGVLFLFILPLQAQQKLPYLQKQGSTTQLMVDGKPFLVIGGELGNSSASSIEDIERIFPKLQRMGLNTVLVPTYWDLTEPQEGKFDFTLTDKVIQQARANDLKVVFLWFGAWKNSMSCYAPIWFKEDYKKYPRAYTKTGKPLEIASSFSENVFQADSRAFSQWMKHIASVDEEERTVVMVQIENEIGMLEDARDYSKEADKLFYAPVPPLFIDYLQKNKRSLHPEMLAKWESQGFKKKGTWQEVFGADVYTDEIFMAWSYAQYVERMAKLARSIYDIPLYVNAAMNSRGRKPGEYPSAGPLAHLIDVWHYAAPNIDFLAPDLYDKGFVDWVAKYKLHNNPLFIPEIRLENNDGVRAFYVFGEHDAIGFCPFSIESGSDRADSPLVQSYGKLKELMPLLTKYQGIGVMNGLLFDGENKERILSYDDLEITCRHYFTLPWDPRARDGSVWPEGGGVLLRLASNEYIVAGSGMVIEFKKQGENKVKSSVALGEDGFVSVGGKAQKTDNTWQGGMRAGIGSVDEVSVNEDGSLKYIRRLNGDQDHQGRHVRIPVGEFSILHVKLYEYK from the coding sequence ATGAGAAACACACTTTTTGGGGTTCTATTCCTTTTTATTCTGCCTCTTCAAGCACAGCAGAAACTTCCGTATTTGCAGAAACAGGGAAGTACCACACAACTTATGGTAGATGGAAAGCCATTCTTAGTGATTGGCGGTGAATTGGGAAATTCTTCAGCTTCCTCCATCGAAGATATTGAACGTATATTCCCGAAATTGCAACGTATGGGGCTGAATACAGTACTGGTTCCTACATATTGGGATTTAACAGAACCACAGGAAGGTAAATTTGATTTTACCCTGACGGATAAAGTGATTCAACAGGCCCGTGCGAATGATTTGAAGGTGGTTTTCCTTTGGTTCGGTGCGTGGAAAAACTCAATGAGTTGTTACGCTCCAATTTGGTTTAAGGAAGATTATAAGAAATACCCGCGTGCCTATACGAAAACAGGGAAGCCCCTTGAAATAGCCAGTTCCTTTTCGGAGAATGTGTTTCAGGCGGATAGCCGTGCTTTTTCCCAATGGATGAAACACATTGCTTCTGTGGATGAGGAAGAGAGAACGGTCGTCATGGTTCAGATAGAGAATGAAATCGGAATGTTGGAAGATGCCCGCGATTATTCCAAAGAAGCGGATAAACTGTTTTATGCACCAGTTCCGCCCCTTTTCATCGACTATTTACAGAAGAACAAGAGATCTCTGCATCCCGAAATGCTGGCAAAATGGGAGAGCCAGGGATTCAAGAAGAAAGGTACGTGGCAGGAAGTGTTTGGGGCAGACGTGTATACGGATGAAATTTTTATGGCCTGGTCGTATGCGCAGTACGTAGAACGAATGGCAAAGTTAGCACGTTCTATTTATGATATTCCGTTGTATGTCAATGCAGCAATGAACAGCAGGGGAAGGAAACCGGGAGAATACCCGTCGGCAGGTCCATTGGCTCATTTGATAGATGTATGGCATTATGCAGCACCCAACATTGATTTTCTGGCTCCGGACTTATATGATAAAGGTTTCGTTGATTGGGTGGCAAAGTATAAACTGCACAATAATCCTCTCTTTATACCGGAAATTCGCCTGGAAAATAATGATGGAGTACGTGCTTTCTATGTGTTCGGAGAGCATGATGCGATTGGCTTTTGTCCTTTCTCCATTGAAAGTGGTTCGGATAGAGCAGATTCGCCTTTGGTGCAAAGCTATGGTAAATTGAAAGAACTGATGCCTTTATTAACCAAATATCAGGGGATAGGAGTGATGAACGGTCTTCTGTTTGATGGGGAGAATAAAGAACGAATACTTTCATACGATGATTTGGAGATTACCTGCCGTCATTACTTCACTTTACCGTGGGACCCTCGTGCCCGGGATGGAAGTGTATGGCCCGAAGGAGGAGGTGTATTGTTGCGTCTGGCTTCGAATGAGTATATAGTGGCTGGTAGTGGCATGGTAATTGAATTCAAGAAACAGGGAGAAAATAAGGTGAAAAGTTCGGTTGCATTGGGTGAGGATGGCTTTGTCAGTGTGGGCGGAAAGGCGCAAAAAACGGACAATACATGGCAAGGTGGTATGAGAGCCGGTATCGGCTCTGTGGATGAGGTCAGCGTGAATGAAGATGGTTCACTGAAATATATCCGGCGCCTGAATGGCGATCAGGACCATCAGGGAAGGCATGTACGTATTCCTGTCGGAGAATTCAGTATTTTACACGTAAAGCTGTACGAGTATAAATAA
- a CDS encoding WbqC family protein, giving the protein MKEMKIAYLSSAYLAPVEYYTKLLAYDKVFVEQHDHYIKQTYRNRCTIAGPSGELALSIPTVKPDTLKCPMKDIRISDHGNWRHLHWNAIESAYNSTPFFEYYKDDFRPFYEKKYEFLIDFNEELCRMVCELIDIHPTMERTSEYKMEFAPGEFDFREVIHPKKDFREVDTEFVPQPYYQVFESKLGFLPNLSIIDLLFNMGPESLLVLGKQ; this is encoded by the coding sequence ATGAAAGAAATGAAAATAGCTTATTTATCTTCAGCTTATCTCGCTCCCGTCGAATATTATACCAAGTTGCTGGCTTATGACAAGGTGTTTGTAGAACAACACGACCACTATATCAAACAAACGTATCGTAACCGATGTACCATTGCCGGCCCATCCGGCGAATTAGCTCTTTCCATCCCAACCGTAAAGCCCGACACATTGAAGTGTCCAATGAAGGATATCCGCATTTCCGACCACGGCAACTGGAGACATCTGCACTGGAACGCCATCGAATCAGCCTACAACAGTACTCCTTTCTTTGAATATTACAAGGACGACTTCCGTCCCTTCTACGAAAAGAAATACGAGTTTTTAATCGATTTCAACGAAGAACTATGCCGGATGGTCTGTGAATTGATAGATATTCACCCCACTATGGAGCGTACTAGCGAATATAAGATGGAGTTCGCTCCCGGAGAATTCGATTTTCGGGAAGTCATCCATCCCAAAAAGGATTTCCGGGAAGTAGATACAGAGTTTGTTCCACAACCTTACTATCAGGTTTTCGAGTCCAAACTGGGTTTTCTACCTAATTTGAGTATCATAGACCTGTTGTTCAATATGGGACCGGAAAGTCTGTTGGTACTAGGCAAACAATAA
- a CDS encoding S26 family signal peptidase: MRQATRAQWIKCAIAILLYLAFLIWVRSWWGLIVVPFIFDIYITKKVPWSFWKKSKNPVVRSVMSWIDAIVFALVAVYFVNIYIFQNYQIPSSSLEKSLLVGDFLYVSKMSYGPRVPNTPLSMPLAQHTLPVFNSKSYIEWPQWKYKRVPGFGKVKLNDIVVFNFPAGDTVAVNYQQTTDFYTLAYGEGQRIYSKRIDMDSLTRAQQRAVYDLYYAAGRKQILNNPRTYGEVLWRPVDRRENYVKRCVGLPGDTLQIVNGQVMIDGKAIENPENLQFNYFVQTTGPYIPEDMLRELGISKDDQMLIEDSGWENGLLEMGLDSRNAQGRLNPVYHFPLTKKMYDTLSGNKKLISKIVMEPEDYAGQMYPLNLYTKWDRNNYGPIWIPAKGATITLTEDNLPIYERCIVAYEGNKLEVKPDGIYINGEKTDQYTFKMDYYWMMGDNRHNSADSRYWGFVPEDHVVGKPIVVWLSLDKDRGWFDGKIRWNRLFKWVG; this comes from the coding sequence ATGAGACAAGCCACACGCGCACAATGGATTAAATGCGCCATTGCTATTCTTCTTTATCTTGCCTTCCTTATCTGGGTACGGAGTTGGTGGGGATTGATTGTTGTTCCTTTCATTTTCGATATTTATATCACAAAGAAAGTACCTTGGTCTTTCTGGAAAAAGTCGAAGAATCCGGTTGTCCGCAGCGTGATGAGCTGGATAGACGCCATTGTTTTCGCACTGGTCGCCGTTTACTTCGTCAATATCTACATCTTCCAGAACTACCAGATTCCTTCCTCTTCGTTGGAGAAATCATTGCTGGTAGGCGATTTTCTGTACGTAAGCAAGATGAGCTACGGTCCTCGTGTGCCGAATACACCGCTTTCTATGCCGTTGGCACAACACACACTGCCCGTCTTCAACTCTAAATCATACATAGAATGGCCGCAGTGGAAATATAAACGAGTGCCGGGATTCGGCAAAGTGAAGTTGAACGATATTGTCGTATTCAATTTTCCGGCAGGTGACACGGTAGCAGTCAACTACCAACAGACAACAGATTTTTACACGCTGGCTTACGGTGAAGGACAACGTATCTATTCCAAACGAATCGATATGGACAGCTTAACCCGTGCACAGCAGCGTGCCGTATACGACCTGTACTACGCTGCCGGACGGAAACAGATTTTAAATAATCCACGTACTTACGGAGAAGTCCTCTGGCGTCCCGTAGACCGCAGAGAGAATTACGTAAAACGTTGTGTGGGTCTTCCCGGTGATACTCTCCAGATTGTCAACGGACAAGTGATGATTGACGGTAAGGCTATCGAAAACCCCGAAAACCTGCAATTCAACTATTTCGTGCAGACTACCGGTCCGTATATCCCGGAAGATATGCTCCGTGAATTGGGTATCAGCAAAGACGACCAAATGCTGATAGAAGACTCCGGCTGGGAAAACGGATTATTGGAGATGGGACTCGACAGCCGGAATGCACAAGGCAGACTGAATCCGGTATATCATTTCCCGCTCACTAAGAAGATGTATGACACGCTGTCCGGCAACAAGAAACTGATCAGCAAGATTGTGATGGAACCGGAAGATTACGCAGGCCAGATGTATCCGTTGAATCTTTACACGAAATGGGACCGCAACAACTATGGTCCTATCTGGATTCCCGCCAAAGGAGCTACCATCACGCTGACAGAAGATAATCTGCCTATCTATGAGCGTTGTATCGTAGCCTACGAAGGCAACAAACTGGAAGTGAAACCGGACGGTATCTACATCAACGGTGAAAAGACCGATCAATATACCTTCAAGATGGACTATTATTGGATGATGGGTGACAACCGTCATAATTCCGCCGATTCCCGTTATTGGGGATTCGTGCCCGAAGACCATGTGGTAGGCAAACCGATTGTCGTATGGCTGTCGCTTGATAAAGACCGCGGATGGTTTGACGGTAAGATCCGTTGGAACCGACTCTTCAAGTGGGTAGGATGA
- the lepB gene encoding signal peptidase I, which translates to MNIHKFKWILAFAGAVVVVLLLRGFAFTSYLIPSTGMENSIFQGERILVNKWSYGLRVPFMSLFSYHRWCESPVQRQDIVVFNNPAGIREPIIDRREIYISRCLGVPGDTLFVDSLFSVISPEAQFNPDKKRLYSYPASKENLITSLMHTLSITNDGLMGSNDSTHVRSFSRYEYYLLEQTMNGKECFIQPLSNKGNTDPNPLIVPQKGQFIRVCPWNITLLRNTLVMHEGKQAEIKNDTLYVDGKPTKHCYFTKDYYWMGSNNTINFSDSRLFGFVPQDHVIGKASVIWFSKEKDTGLFDGYRWNRFFRTVK; encoded by the coding sequence ATGAACATTCATAAATTCAAATGGATACTGGCATTTGCCGGAGCAGTAGTCGTAGTGCTTCTGCTCCGGGGATTTGCTTTTACATCCTACCTTATCCCTTCCACCGGTATGGAAAACTCCATTTTCCAAGGTGAACGCATCTTAGTCAACAAATGGAGTTACGGGTTACGAGTTCCTTTCATGTCGCTCTTCTCCTATCATCGTTGGTGCGAAAGTCCTGTACAGCGACAAGATATCGTAGTGTTCAATAATCCGGCCGGAATCCGGGAACCTATCATCGACCGCCGGGAAATCTATATCAGCCGTTGTCTCGGAGTGCCGGGTGACACCTTATTTGTTGATTCCCTTTTCTCAGTTATTTCACCCGAAGCACAGTTCAACCCGGATAAGAAAAGGCTTTATTCGTACCCTGCCTCAAAAGAAAATCTGATAACTTCACTGATGCATACGCTTTCCATCACCAACGACGGATTGATGGGAAGCAATGATAGTACCCACGTGCGCAGTTTCAGCCGTTATGAATACTATCTGCTGGAACAGACGATGAATGGAAAAGAGTGCTTCATTCAACCTCTGTCGAACAAGGGAAACACTGATCCGAATCCACTGATTGTTCCCCAAAAGGGACAATTTATACGTGTCTGTCCCTGGAACATAACCCTGCTACGAAATACACTCGTGATGCACGAAGGCAAACAGGCAGAGATAAAAAACGATACCCTCTACGTGGACGGAAAGCCCACGAAACACTGTTATTTCACAAAAGATTATTATTGGATGGGGTCTAACAATACCATCAACTTCTCCGACTCGCGTCTTTTCGGATTTGTCCCGCAAGACCATGTCATCGGAAAAGCCTCCGTCATATGGTTCTCCAAAGAAAAAGATACAGGGCTGTTTGACGGATACCGATGGAACCGTTTTTTCAGAACAGTGAAATAA
- the dapB gene encoding 4-hydroxy-tetrahydrodipicolinate reductase, with protein MKIALIGYGKMGKEIEKVARSRGHEIVCIIDINNQEDFESEAFKSADVAIEFTNPMVAYSNYMKAFKAGVKLVSGSTGWMAEHGEEIKKLCTEGGKTLFWSSNFSLGVTIFSAVNKYLAKIMNQFPNYDVTMSETHHIHKLDAPSGTAITLAEGILQNIDRKDKWVKGTFAAPDGSISGTNDCAPNELPIASIREGEVFGLHTIRYESDVDSITLTHDAKSRGGFVLGAVLAAEYTAQHEGFLGMSDLFPFLND; from the coding sequence ATGAAAATAGCACTGATCGGTTACGGAAAGATGGGCAAGGAGATAGAAAAGGTAGCCCGTAGTCGCGGACATGAAATTGTCTGCATCATCGACATCAATAATCAGGAAGACTTCGAATCGGAAGCATTCAAATCGGCTGACGTAGCCATTGAGTTTACCAATCCGATGGTAGCTTACAGTAATTATATGAAAGCCTTCAAAGCCGGTGTGAAGCTGGTATCAGGCAGCACCGGATGGATGGCCGAACATGGCGAAGAAATCAAAAAGCTCTGTACGGAAGGTGGAAAGACCCTTTTCTGGTCGTCCAACTTCAGTCTGGGAGTTACCATCTTCTCAGCTGTCAATAAGTATCTGGCTAAGATCATGAATCAGTTCCCCAATTATGACGTGACGATGAGCGAGACGCATCATATTCACAAACTGGACGCTCCGAGCGGAACAGCCATCACTCTGGCGGAAGGTATCTTACAGAATATAGACCGCAAGGACAAATGGGTGAAAGGAACATTCGCCGCACCGGACGGAAGCATTAGCGGAACCAACGACTGCGCTCCGAACGAACTTCCCATCGCTTCCATCCGTGAAGGAGAGGTGTTCGGTCTGCACACCATCCGGTACGAATCGGATGTGGACAGCATTACCCTCACACACGATGCAAAAAGTCGTGGAGGTTTTGTACTCGGAGCTGTATTGGCAGCCGAATATACAGCCCAGCACGAAGGATTCTTGGGCATGAGTGATTTATTTCCATTCTTGAACGATTAA